A region of Paenibacillus sp. 37 DNA encodes the following proteins:
- a CDS encoding ABC transporter substrate-binding protein/permease gives MLLTFVVLLTTAVPVALASGTTDNSSSKKLVLGTSADFAPYEFHKVINGKDEIVGFDIEIAKEIAKDLGAELVIEDMGFDGLLPSLQSGRVDLVISGMTPTDERKKSIDFSDTYYKSKQVIMVRNVDKDKYPTMAELENAKIGVQKGSIQETIGQSIPGAKLTALDKISDIVLQLQTKRIDAAIVEDTVAAGYLDDIIGLAAAVPDEEQAEAAIGIRKGNTELLAAVNGTLERLKSEDKINQMVTDASLLMADKANKSQNIFQVFWEYKSFYATGVGYTLLLSALGVIFGVIIGLIICLFRLHDAAILRWIGTAYVEVIRGTPMLVQLMIIYYGFSLSFGINFTALQAGIITLSINSGAYLAEIFRAGIQGVDRGQLEAARSLGMGRGAAMRYIILPQAFKAVLPAIGNEFITIIKESSIISVIGMVDIMYQASVVKNITYQGLSPFLIAAAIYFVMTFILSKLLGRLERKLSASDRR, from the coding sequence ATGCTGCTGACCTTTGTCGTTCTGCTGACAACTGCCGTTCCTGTGGCACTTGCAAGTGGGACTACAGACAATTCAAGCAGTAAAAAGCTGGTGCTCGGTACAAGTGCCGATTTTGCACCCTATGAATTCCATAAAGTGATTAATGGCAAAGATGAAATCGTCGGTTTCGATATTGAGATCGCCAAAGAGATTGCCAAAGATCTTGGCGCAGAACTTGTGATTGAGGATATGGGCTTCGACGGTCTTCTGCCTTCATTGCAGAGCGGGCGTGTTGATCTGGTAATTTCAGGTATGACGCCGACGGATGAGCGGAAGAAAAGTATCGATTTTTCCGACACCTATTATAAATCAAAACAAGTGATTATGGTTCGCAATGTGGATAAAGACAAATATCCAACCATGGCAGAACTTGAAAATGCGAAAATTGGCGTTCAGAAAGGCTCCATTCAGGAAACGATCGGACAGAGTATTCCAGGAGCGAAGCTTACTGCGCTTGATAAAATCTCGGATATTGTGCTTCAACTGCAAACAAAACGCATTGACGCGGCAATCGTTGAAGATACCGTTGCTGCAGGTTATCTGGACGATATCATTGGACTTGCTGCTGCTGTTCCGGACGAAGAGCAAGCAGAAGCGGCAATCGGGATTCGCAAAGGTAATACCGAGCTGCTAGCTGCAGTAAATGGAACACTGGAGCGATTGAAAAGTGAAGATAAAATCAATCAGATGGTGACGGACGCCAGCCTCTTAATGGCGGATAAAGCGAACAAATCACAAAATATTTTCCAAGTATTCTGGGAATATAAAAGTTTCTATGCTACAGGTGTAGGATACACACTTCTGTTGTCTGCACTTGGGGTTATCTTCGGGGTAATTATTGGATTGATCATCTGTTTGTTCCGTTTGCATGACGCTGCAATCTTGCGCTGGATCGGTACAGCTTACGTTGAAGTGATCCGTGGCACACCGATGCTGGTACAATTGATGATTATTTACTATGGTTTTTCCCTGAGCTTTGGCATTAACTTCACTGCACTTCAGGCAGGTATCATTACACTTTCAATCAACAGTGGTGCCTATCTGGCGGAGATTTTCCGTGCGGGTATCCAAGGTGTGGATCGTGGTCAGTTGGAGGCAGCGCGTTCATTAGGTATGGGAAGAGGCGCCGCGATGCGTTATATCATATTGCCACAAGCCTTCAAAGCTGTATTACCAGCGATTGGTAATGAATTCATAACTATCATTAAAGAATCCTCCATTATCTCCGTTATCGGTATGGTGGATATTATGTATCAGGCAAGTGTTGTCAAAAACATTACGTACCAAGGATTGAGTCCATTTTTGATTGCAGC